The genomic interval ATTTCTATGCAATTAGTTCGTTTGTTAATGCGCAATCCGCCACGCACATTTTTTAATAAATTGAAGGAATTTTGGTTAGCTATAGGTTTAGAATTTAATTTTAACAAGGATGAAATTCTAAAATATTATTCAGGAGTTGCTCCTTATGGTGGAAATGTTGTAGGAGTTCAAGCTGCCATTTGGAGATATTTTCAAAGAGCTCATTTGCAAATGTCATGGGCAGAAGCAGCTTTATTTGCAGTTCTGCCAAATCAGCCTTCCTATATTCATCTTAAAAAAAATCGTGCGCTATTGTTAAAAAAGAGAAATGCACTTTTAGAAAAATTATACTATAAGCATTTTATTGAAAAAGAAATTTTGGAACTATCATTATTAGAGCCAATTCCAGATCAAATATTTTCGATGCCGCAATTATCCCAATTATTATTAGAGCGTTTAATAAAAATGTATCCTGGGCAATTTCAATTTGAATCTACCATGGATCCAATTATTCAAGACAAGTTTATCAAGATTGCAAATCAATATGCCAGAAATTTTAGACAAAATGAAATCCATAATCTAGCGATCCTTTTAGTTGATAATAATACACAAGAAGTGAATGGTTATATAGCGAATGCTATTGACACTGCCGCTTCACTTAAAAATCAAAGTGTAAATAATATACATTCTCCCAGAAGCTCAGGAAGTATTTTGAAGCCATTACTATATGCCTGCAGTCTGGATCGGGGCATTGTTACACCAGAATTATTGATGCCTGATGTGCCAACGCTTATAGCTGGATTTCGTCCTGAAAACTTTTCCCGTACGTATGCAGGAGCCGTACCCTTAAATAAATGCTTACAACAATCTCTAAATGTTCCAGCAGCTCGTTTGTTACGTCAATTTGGCGTTGCAGCATTTTATCAAAGATTGCAACAACTAGGATTTTCAAATTTATTTAGACCCGCAGAAGATTATGGCTTATCCCTTATTTTAGGTGGCGCTGAAGTAAGCTGCTGGGATTTGGCAAAAATTTATGCTGATTTAGCATTTCAGCTCAACAGTTTTAATAATGGAATAAAATCAATTCAAGATCCTTTTAAGTTGAAACTATTGAAGCAGGAATTACCTTCTAAGGAGCGCGCTAGGGATCCATTTAGAATTTCAGTGGCTTCAATTTATGAAATGTTTTCTGCTCTGCAAGGAGCACAATTACCCGATGAATTTTCGACTGTATTTTATGAAATGAATAAGCATAGAATAGCTTGGAAAACAGGAACCTCATTTGGTTTTAAAGATGCGTGGTGTGTAGGTGTTACACCAGATTACACAATGGTTGTTTGGGTTGGAAATTCGACCGGGGTAGGTAGACCCGGTTTAATTGGTGTGCATACTGCAGCGCCTATGCTTTTTGAATTATTTCAATCTTTAAATTATACAGCCGATTGGAAAAAACCAGTGGGTGAAATGTATCCTCAAATGCTTTGTAAACAAAGTGGGCATCCTATCAATAAATATTGTTCGGATTCAATTTCAATATTACATCCATCAAAAAATTTAGATATTCCTTTATGTC from Saprospiraceae bacterium carries:
- the pbpC gene encoding penicillin-binding protein 1C, which gives rise to MRILSWIVCSAFIVWFASMVYAPYLIRDLKFSPVLYSNDHTLLAAKVSADGQWRFPVTSDIPENYKIALKVFEDQRFDWHVGFDPVSIFRAAVLNIENGKVVSGGSTISMQLVRLLMRNPPRTFFNKLKEFWLAIGLEFNFNKDEILKYYSGVAPYGGNVVGVQAAIWRYFQRAHLQMSWAEAALFAVLPNQPSYIHLKKNRALLLKKRNALLEKLYYKHFIEKEILELSLLEPIPDQIFSMPQLSQLLLERLIKMYPGQFQFESTMDPIIQDKFIKIANQYARNFRQNEIHNLAILLVDNNTQEVNGYIANAIDTAASLKNQSVNNIHSPRSSGSILKPLLYACSLDRGIVTPELLMPDVPTLIAGFRPENFSRTYAGAVPLNKCLQQSLNVPAARLLRQFGVAAFYQRLQQLGFSNLFRPAEDYGLSLILGGAEVSCWDLAKIYADLAFQLNSFNNGIKSIQDPFKLKLLKQELPSKERARDPFRISVASIYEMFSALQGAQLPDEFSTVFYEMNKHRIAWKTGTSFGFKDAWCVGVTPDYTMVVWVGNSTGVGRPGLIGVHTAAPMLFELFQSLNYTADWKKPVGEMYPQMLCKQSGHPINKYCSDSISILHPSKNLDIPLCPYHQKIFTDVDKKFRVYRDCEINSISATYFNLPAVLEFYYKPHHGDYQSIPPLRKDCVEYGGNKGSVIEFIYPDKGTEVFIPIDLDELSNKMVLKAAHKDGFAVVHWFMDDQYLGSTTNGNHEWAVLPQAGTHQFLIVDENGASASAKIQCYRR